The genomic stretch ACTCGATGATGTCGTCGCAGGCTTCCAGCGCGGCGCGGCGGTGCGGGCTGGCCACGCCGATCAGGATGCTCGCCTCGCCGGGCAGCAGGCGGCCCACCCGGTGCTGGATGTACACGCGCAACTCCCCGTGTTTCTCACGGGCGGCGTCGGCAGCGCCCTGCATGACCTTGCGGGCCAGGGCGTCATAGCCCTCGTACTCGATGAACTCCACGTCCTTGCCTTGATTGGGGCTGCGGACGGTGCCCACGAAGTACGCCTGCGCCCCGTACTGCGGCCTGACCAGGTAGAGGTCGGCGGCCGCGAGGCTCAGCGGTTCGGGCGTCATCTCGCAGAAGGTGCCCGGATCGGCCGCCTCGGCGCTGCCTCCGGCAACTGGTGGAAGGAAGGCCACCTCATCACCTTCTTTCAGCGTGTCGTCCGGGGAGGCGTACGTGTCGTTGATGGCGACCATGCAGCCGCGCAGGTTCACGCCGTAGTGCGCCTCGACCAGCGGCGCGGCCGTGCGCACCGTACTGCCGTCCGGGATA from Deinococcus soli (ex Cha et al. 2016) encodes the following:
- the moaD gene encoding molybdopterin converting factor subunit 1; translated protein: MRLKVVFFARLKRETGMEQGTVDIPDGSTVRTAAPLVEAHYGVNLRGCMVAINDTYASPDDTLKEGDEVAFLPPVAGGSAEAADPGTFCEMTPEPLSLAAADLYLVRPQYGAQAYFVGTVRSPNQGKDVEFIEYEGYDALARKVMQGAADAAREKHGELRVYIQHRVGRLLPGEASILIGVASPHRRAALEACDDIIEYLKVHVPVWKHEGDEDGKHWVPGQTAHDTL